The genomic window GTAGGAGATGGGGACCTCGTAGATACGCCATTTCCCCTTTGCCACCTTCGCGGTGATCTCGGGCTCCACGCCGAAGCGGTCGGATTCGATCGTGATCGTCTGTATGACCTCTTTCTTAAAGACCTTGTAGCACGTCTCCATATCCGTGAGATTGAGGTTGGTGAACATGTTGGACAGGAGCGTGACCGCGGAATTGCCCACGAAATGCCAGAAGTACAGCACCCTGTGCGGCCCGCCGAGGAAGCGCGATCCGTAGACCACGTCGGCCTTTCCCTCGAGGATGGGGCCGAGCAGAACCGGGTACTCCCTGGGATCGTATTCCAGATCGGCGTCCTGAATAAGGACGATGTCCCCCGTGGCAGCCGCTATCCCGCGCCTCAGAGCCGCGCCCTTGCCCTGATTCTTCTCCTGGAAGATGGTGATGATGCCTTCCTGGTTCCCCAGGTATTCCCGCGTCCCATCCGTCGAGCAATCATCGACAACGATGATCTCCTTCTCGTAGGGTGTCTCTTTCACCTTCCGGAGGATCTCATCGATAAACTCGATCTCGTTGTA from Syntrophorhabdus sp. includes these protein-coding regions:
- a CDS encoding glycosyltransferase family 2 protein, yielding MEFIDEILRKVKETPYEKEIIVVDDCSTDGTREYLGNQEGIITIFQEKNQGKGAALRRGIAAATGDIVLIQDADLEYDPREYPVLLGPILEGKADVVYGSRFLGGPHRVLYFWHFVGNSAVTLLSNMFTNLNLTDMETCYKVFKKEVIQTITIESDRFGVEPEITAKVAKGKWRIYEVPISYYGRTYEEGKKITWRDGIKAFFTIVKYNVFR